Proteins encoded by one window of Pseudonocardia alni:
- a CDS encoding nitrile hydratase accessory protein, which translates to MSPPDGPVFDEPWQASAFALALALQDTGTLDRQEFAETLGGELDTGLDYWDAWLAALEHLLDGLGVADRGSVEERTGAWLRAAVATPHGAPVTLDADPLRS; encoded by the coding sequence TTGAGCCCGCCTGACGGCCCGGTCTTCGACGAGCCGTGGCAGGCGAGCGCGTTCGCGCTGGCCTTGGCCCTGCAGGACACCGGGACGCTGGACCGGCAGGAGTTCGCCGAGACCCTGGGCGGCGAGCTGGACACCGGCCTGGACTACTGGGACGCCTGGCTCGCCGCGCTGGAGCACCTGCTCGACGGGCTCGGCGTCGCCGACCGCGGCTCGGTCGAGGAGCGGACCGGCGCCTGGCTGCGTGCCGCCGTCGCGACCCCGCACGGCGCGCCGGTCACGCTCGACGCCGACCCGCTGCGCTCCTAG
- a CDS encoding N-acyl-D-amino-acid deacylase family protein translates to MGTLLRGGTVVDGTGGPRYTADVLVEGDRIAAVGPDAAGRAERVVEVDGMVVAPGFVDMHAHSDLRLLTEPAHLAKVSQGVTTEVIGQDGLSYAPVDDAVLPVLRRAIAGWNGDPGADFFTWRTVAEYLDRLDEGIAGNAAYLVPHGTVRALVCGWDDRPATQAEIARMADVVRTGMDQGAVGLSAGLTYTPGMYADGAELAALCAAVGERGGFFSPHHRSYGAGALEAYAEMVGVAERSGCALHLAHATLNFGPNKGRAGELITLLDAAVARGVDITLDTYPYLPGATTLSAILPSWCQSGGLDAARERLRDPAALARIREDLEVHGSDGCHGVVAEWETIEISGVTNPELAGTVGRTVADIAGATGADPFDTCVDILLRDDFGTGILQHVGHEENVRAIMRHPRHTGGSDGLLVGAKPHPRAWGTFPRYLGHYCRELGLFSLEECVHHLTGRAADRLRLADRGRVRPGLAADLVVFDPDTVTDTATFAEPAQQAAGIPYVLVNGAFAIDGGERTDALAGRALRRRADGRTAPGTHPTGGRR, encoded by the coding sequence ATGGGCACGCTGCTGCGCGGCGGCACCGTCGTCGACGGGACCGGCGGGCCCCGGTACACCGCGGACGTGCTCGTCGAGGGCGACCGGATCGCCGCGGTCGGGCCGGACGCGGCCGGACGGGCCGAGCGGGTCGTCGAGGTGGACGGGATGGTCGTCGCCCCCGGGTTCGTCGACATGCACGCCCACTCCGACCTGCGCCTGCTCACCGAGCCCGCGCACCTCGCGAAGGTCTCCCAGGGCGTGACGACCGAGGTCATCGGCCAGGACGGGCTGTCCTACGCCCCCGTCGACGACGCCGTGCTGCCCGTGCTGCGCCGCGCGATCGCCGGCTGGAACGGCGACCCCGGCGCGGACTTCTTCACCTGGCGCACCGTCGCGGAGTACCTGGACCGGCTCGACGAGGGCATCGCCGGCAACGCCGCCTACCTCGTCCCGCACGGCACCGTCCGCGCGCTGGTCTGCGGCTGGGACGACCGCCCCGCCACCCAGGCGGAGATCGCCCGGATGGCCGACGTCGTCCGCACCGGCATGGACCAGGGCGCGGTCGGCCTCTCGGCCGGGCTCACCTACACCCCCGGCATGTACGCCGACGGCGCCGAGCTCGCCGCGCTGTGCGCCGCGGTGGGGGAGCGGGGCGGCTTCTTCTCCCCGCACCACCGCAGCTACGGCGCGGGCGCGCTGGAGGCCTACGCCGAGATGGTCGGCGTCGCCGAGCGGTCCGGGTGCGCGCTGCACCTGGCCCACGCCACGCTCAACTTCGGCCCCAACAAGGGCCGGGCCGGGGAGCTGATCACGCTGCTCGACGCGGCCGTCGCCCGCGGCGTCGACATCACCCTCGACACCTACCCGTACCTGCCGGGTGCGACGACGCTGTCGGCGATCCTGCCCAGCTGGTGCCAGTCCGGCGGCCTCGACGCGGCCCGCGAGCGGCTGCGCGACCCGGCCGCCCTCGCCCGGATCCGCGAGGACCTGGAGGTCCACGGCTCCGACGGCTGCCACGGCGTCGTCGCCGAGTGGGAGACGATCGAGATCAGCGGGGTCACGAACCCCGAGCTCGCCGGGACGGTCGGGCGCACGGTCGCCGACATCGCGGGCGCGACCGGAGCGGATCCGTTCGACACCTGCGTGGACATCCTGCTCCGCGACGACTTCGGGACCGGCATCCTGCAGCACGTCGGGCACGAGGAGAACGTCCGCGCGATCATGCGCCACCCGCGGCACACCGGCGGCAGCGACGGCCTGCTCGTCGGGGCGAAGCCGCACCCGCGGGCCTGGGGGACCTTCCCCCGCTACCTCGGCCACTACTGCCGCGAGCTCGGGCTGTTCTCCCTGGAGGAGTGCGTCCACCACCTCACCGGACGCGCCGCCGACCGGCTCCGCCTGGCCGACCGCGGTCGCGTCCGGCCGGGCCTGGCCGCCGACCTGGTCGTGTTCGACCCGGACACCGTCACCGACACCGCCACCTTCGCCGAGCCCGCCCAGCAGGCGGCCGGCATCCCGTACGTGCTGGTCAACGGAGCCTTCGCGATCGACGGCGGGGAGCGCACCGACGCGCTCGCCGGTCGCGCGCTGCGCCGCCGGGCCGACGGCCGCACCGCACCGGGCACCCACCCCACCGGAGGACGACGATGA
- the nthA gene encoding nitrile hydratase subunit alpha encodes MSGELRPVDARVRALESILVEKGYVDPAALDEIVETYQHRVGPRNGAHVVARSWTDPDFAARLADDATAAVAELGYGGRGGEHLAAVFNSPGEHHLVVCTLCSCYPWPVLGLPPVWYKSPAYRSRAVLDPRGVLADFGTVLDDDVAIRVHDSTSELRYLVVPQRPAGTDGWSADELAAIVSRDAMIGTRLVSA; translated from the coding sequence ATGAGCGGTGAGCTGCGACCGGTGGACGCCCGCGTGCGGGCACTCGAGTCGATCCTGGTCGAGAAGGGCTACGTCGACCCGGCCGCACTCGACGAGATCGTCGAGACCTACCAGCACCGGGTCGGCCCGCGGAACGGCGCGCACGTCGTCGCCCGGTCCTGGACCGACCCGGACTTCGCGGCCCGGCTCGCCGACGACGCGACCGCGGCGGTCGCCGAGCTCGGCTACGGCGGTCGCGGCGGCGAGCACCTCGCCGCGGTGTTCAACTCACCGGGCGAGCACCACCTCGTCGTCTGCACCCTGTGCTCCTGCTACCCGTGGCCGGTCCTGGGTCTGCCCCCGGTCTGGTACAAGTCGCCGGCCTACCGGTCGCGGGCGGTGCTGGACCCGCGCGGCGTGCTCGCCGACTTCGGGACCGTGCTCGACGACGACGTCGCCATCCGGGTGCACGACTCCACCTCCGAGCTGCGCTACCTGGTCGTCCCGCAGCGTCCGGCCGGCACGGACGGGTGGTCCGCGGACGAGCTCGCCGCGATCGTCTCCCGCGACGCCATGATCGGCACCCGGCTGGTGTCGGCGTGA
- a CDS encoding amino acid deaminase encodes MLRYASLGAERPGPYAKSVPPLPGTVDEWLAGGPRLSDLATPVLTLDRAALHANAERMAGWCAAHGVDLAPHGKTTMAPALWDLQLRHGAWGITVATPWQARIAIDAGVRRVLLANALVDPAGVRAVAAARDADPDLEVLSWVDSVDAVTAMTTAAGSPARPLAVVVELGAPGGRTGARTLAEAERVASAVVASPVLALAGVGGYEGALAHDPSEASLATVRAYLDDLAELHRRLAPSYGTDEVVVTAGGSAYFDQVVAALAGLADTRTRVVLRSGAYLVHDDGFYRGISPLARDEEQRPFRSAMHVTARVVSTPEPGLALLDAGKRDVPFDEGLPEPQRIADDLGSPSRPLTGTVTAVNDQHAFLRTEEQVRIGQVVRLGLSHPCTAFDKWRWIPVLDGTDPDPQVVELVRTFF; translated from the coding sequence ATGCTCCGGTACGCGTCGCTCGGCGCCGAACGGCCCGGCCCGTACGCCAAGTCGGTCCCGCCGCTGCCCGGTACGGTCGACGAGTGGCTCGCCGGCGGGCCGCGGCTGTCGGACCTGGCCACACCCGTCCTCACCCTCGACCGGGCGGCCCTGCACGCCAACGCCGAGCGGATGGCCGGCTGGTGTGCCGCACACGGCGTCGACCTCGCCCCGCACGGCAAGACGACGATGGCCCCCGCGCTGTGGGACCTGCAGCTGCGCCACGGCGCCTGGGGGATCACCGTCGCGACGCCGTGGCAGGCGCGGATCGCGATCGACGCCGGCGTGCGACGGGTGCTGCTGGCGAACGCGCTCGTCGACCCGGCAGGCGTGCGGGCCGTCGCCGCCGCGCGTGACGCCGACCCGGACCTGGAGGTGCTGAGCTGGGTCGACTCGGTCGACGCCGTCACCGCGATGACCACCGCCGCGGGGTCCCCGGCACGGCCGCTCGCCGTCGTCGTCGAGCTGGGGGCGCCCGGCGGCCGGACCGGCGCGCGCACCCTGGCCGAGGCCGAGCGGGTGGCGTCGGCCGTCGTGGCCAGCCCGGTGCTGGCGCTGGCCGGGGTCGGCGGCTACGAGGGGGCCCTCGCGCACGACCCGTCGGAGGCGTCACTGGCGACCGTCCGCGCCTATCTCGACGACCTCGCCGAGCTGCACCGCCGGCTCGCCCCGTCCTACGGGACCGACGAGGTCGTGGTCACCGCGGGCGGCAGCGCCTACTTCGACCAGGTCGTCGCCGCGCTGGCCGGGCTCGCCGACACGCGCACCCGCGTCGTGCTGCGCTCGGGCGCCTACCTCGTCCACGACGACGGCTTCTACCGCGGCATCTCCCCGCTGGCCCGCGACGAGGAGCAGCGCCCGTTCCGCTCGGCCATGCACGTGACCGCCCGGGTGGTGTCGACCCCCGAGCCCGGCCTGGCGCTGCTCGACGCGGGCAAGCGCGACGTCCCGTTCGACGAGGGGCTGCCCGAGCCGCAGCGGATCGCCGACGACCTCGGGTCGCCCTCGCGGCCGCTGACCGGGACGGTCACCGCCGTCAACGACCAGCACGCGTTCCTGCGCACCGAGGAGCAGGTCCGGATCGGGCAGGTCGTCCGGCTCGGGCTCTCGCACCCGTGCACCGCGTTCGACAAGTGGCGCTGGATCCCGGTGCTGGACGGCACCGACCCCGACCCGCAGGTCGTCGAGCTCGTCCGGACGTTCTTCTGA
- the nthB gene encoding nitrile hydratase subunit beta produces the protein MNGAHDLGGAMGFGPVEPEPEDVRFHADWEPLVLALTLAAARPGGWSIDESRHARESLPPPVYLTLTYYEIWLAATEKLLVTHGLVGADELDAGRPLRPRADAPAALDADAAARVLATGAPTERDDTGPPRFAPGDRVRARVMHPRGHTRLPRYVRGRCGTVETHRGTHVLPDARAHGHGECPEPLYTVVFTGPELWGPDADPTTTVSVDAWESYLEPA, from the coding sequence GTGAACGGCGCGCACGACCTCGGCGGCGCGATGGGCTTCGGGCCGGTGGAGCCCGAGCCGGAGGACGTCCGGTTCCACGCGGACTGGGAGCCGCTGGTGCTGGCGCTGACCCTCGCCGCGGCCCGCCCGGGCGGCTGGTCGATCGACGAGTCCCGGCACGCCCGCGAGTCGCTTCCCCCGCCGGTCTACCTGACCCTGACCTACTACGAGATCTGGCTCGCGGCGACCGAGAAGCTGCTGGTCACCCACGGCCTGGTCGGCGCCGACGAGCTCGACGCCGGGCGCCCCCTGCGCCCGCGCGCCGACGCCCCGGCCGCGCTGGACGCCGACGCCGCCGCCCGGGTGCTGGCCACCGGCGCCCCGACCGAGCGCGACGACACCGGCCCGCCCCGGTTCGCCCCCGGCGACCGCGTGCGGGCCCGGGTGATGCACCCGCGCGGGCACACCCGGCTCCCCCGCTACGTCCGCGGTCGCTGCGGGACCGTCGAGACCCACCGCGGGACCCACGTGCTGCCCGACGCCCGCGCGCACGGCCACGGCGAGTGCCCGGAGCCGCTCTACACCGTGGTGTTCACCGGCCCCGAGCTGTGGGGCCCGGACGCCGACCCGACCACGACCGTCTCCGTCGACGCCTGGGAGTCCTACCTTGAGCCCGCCTGA
- a CDS encoding siderophore-interacting protein — MSVVTEDRAAVRVVSLQRLSDVFVRAELEGEGLAGLGLPGVPDEACVFHFPLPDGGRDDHGRWYTLREVSPCRTRASIDLVCHPGGVGAGWARRACVGDEIEVSHSNSWFKRPAGVGWQILVGDAAALPALARIVTETPEGIDTEVVLEIDEVPADFPARARVRREPASETGSRLAEIVAGLALPDGPGYVYVGGEASATRAARKHLRHERGLPPGAYGVLGYWRRDADTFRRTWQANQERFEKAYADAAVAAGGDDERMLDLYEATLERDGLL; from the coding sequence ATGTCGGTCGTGACCGAGGACCGGGCGGCGGTCCGTGTGGTGAGTCTGCAGCGGCTCTCGGACGTCTTCGTCCGGGCCGAGCTCGAGGGGGAGGGGCTCGCCGGTCTCGGCCTGCCGGGCGTCCCCGACGAGGCCTGCGTCTTCCACTTCCCGCTGCCCGACGGCGGCCGCGACGACCACGGTCGCTGGTACACCCTGCGCGAGGTCAGCCCCTGCCGCACCCGGGCGTCCATCGACCTGGTCTGCCACCCCGGCGGGGTCGGCGCCGGCTGGGCCCGGCGGGCCTGCGTCGGTGACGAGATCGAGGTCTCGCACTCCAACAGCTGGTTCAAGCGCCCGGCCGGCGTCGGCTGGCAGATCCTCGTCGGCGACGCGGCCGCGCTCCCGGCGCTCGCCCGGATCGTCACCGAGACACCCGAGGGCATCGACACCGAGGTCGTCCTGGAGATCGACGAGGTCCCGGCCGACTTCCCCGCGCGGGCGCGGGTCCGCCGCGAGCCCGCGAGCGAGACCGGCAGCCGGCTGGCGGAGATCGTCGCCGGGCTGGCGCTGCCGGACGGGCCCGGCTACGTCTACGTCGGCGGTGAGGCGTCCGCGACCCGCGCCGCCCGCAAGCACCTGCGCCACGAGCGCGGCCTGCCGCCCGGCGCCTACGGCGTGCTCGGCTACTGGCGTCGTGACGCCGACACCTTCCGTCGCACCTGGCAGGCCAACCAGGAGCGCTTCGAGAAGGCCTACGCCGACGCGGCCGTCGCCGCCGGGGGCGACGACGAGCGGATGCTCGACCTCTACGAGGCGACCCTGGAGCGCGACGGGCTGCTCTGA
- a CDS encoding phytanoyl-CoA dioxygenase family protein: MITVYLNRRIDDDARRESLFRGDFHLYSGIGGANALADHAKDLIGQAFEGLDPERAQYEMDVDEFVRRVEPLKREFTNGDRTKALCQQFAVDFGVDPERTYFDIPRLRVIPADQFLTAGVSYNYKAHRDMWYGHPQQLVNYWTPVFDVVGDNVMSMYTDYFDRPVKNGSNQYDYDEWVAKHRTAAAGEKTTDTRPHPLPLEDFESRGEIRIAGQSGDVFMFSSNHLHASAPNTSDVTRFSYDLRTINLDDVRAGRGPRNVDSGATGTTLGDFLRVSDLAPLKAEEFEDALTHA; this comes from the coding sequence GTGATCACGGTCTACCTCAACCGCCGGATCGACGACGACGCGCGCCGCGAGTCCCTGTTCCGGGGCGACTTCCACCTCTACAGCGGGATCGGCGGCGCGAACGCCCTCGCCGACCACGCCAAGGACCTGATCGGTCAGGCCTTCGAGGGTCTGGACCCGGAGCGCGCCCAGTACGAGATGGACGTCGACGAGTTCGTCCGCCGCGTCGAGCCGCTCAAGCGCGAGTTCACCAACGGCGACCGGACCAAGGCGCTCTGCCAGCAGTTCGCCGTCGACTTCGGCGTCGACCCCGAGCGCACCTACTTCGACATCCCGCGGCTGCGCGTGATCCCGGCCGACCAGTTCCTCACCGCCGGTGTGTCCTACAACTACAAGGCGCACCGCGACATGTGGTACGGCCACCCGCAGCAGCTCGTGAACTACTGGACCCCGGTGTTCGACGTCGTCGGCGACAACGTCATGAGCATGTACACCGACTACTTCGACCGTCCGGTGAAGAACGGCTCGAACCAGTACGACTACGACGAGTGGGTCGCCAAGCACCGCACCGCGGCCGCCGGCGAGAAGACCACCGACACCCGTCCGCACCCGCTCCCGCTGGAGGACTTCGAGTCCCGCGGCGAGATCCGGATCGCCGGGCAGTCCGGTGACGTGTTCATGTTCTCGTCGAACCACCTGCACGCGTCGGCGCCGAACACCTCCGACGTCACCCGCTTCTCCTACGACCTGCGCACGATCAACCTCGACGACGTCCGGGCCGGACGCGGCCCGCGCAACGTCGACTCGGGCGCGACCGGCACCACGCTGGGCGACTTCCTGCGGGTCTCCGACCTCGCCCCGCTGAAGGCCGAGGAGTTCGAGGACGCACTCACGCACGCCTGA
- a CDS encoding GntP family permease, translating into MTFLDWLQNDTAGLLTLAAVSVALLLIMIMRLRLEPFIALIVTGVLVALVAGVSVTDLVGTPIKASDSLFETGFAGILGHIAPIIGLGTVLGAIMERSGGADALTERLLRLFGPKGAPLAMGVTGLVLGIPVFFDIGIFVLAPLVYVAARRGGRSLVLYAMPMLAGLSMTHAFLPPHPGPVTAGGLLGVGMGWVIAMGLLCGVPAWLVSGVWWGSFIGRRIQVGVPEDLPGGAAPAAAPGPAGSARDAGDGNGDGDPGGGTGGVRTAETAGPQTAVAVAAPPSVALISSIIAVPLVLILAATVAGVTLPEGTVFRDVLVLLGTPAIALTLSVLLALYLLGIRRGTSMAELGRISGESLRPVGMILLVVGAGAFFGKVLQTTGVGDALAGSMTAIGLPVIASAYLISAALRIAQGSATVAIVTTAGIIGPTVAAGGYSQPQLALIVVAVSAGSIIASHVNDGGFWIVAKYFNMTVKQTLMTWTVLETILSVVGFAAAALVWAVV; encoded by the coding sequence ATGACCTTCCTCGACTGGCTGCAGAACGACACGGCCGGCCTGCTCACCCTCGCCGCCGTCAGCGTCGCGCTGCTGCTGATCATGATCATGCGACTACGGCTGGAGCCGTTCATCGCGCTCATCGTCACCGGCGTGCTGGTCGCGCTCGTCGCGGGCGTGTCGGTCACCGACCTCGTCGGCACCCCGATCAAGGCGTCGGACTCGCTGTTCGAGACCGGCTTCGCCGGGATCCTCGGCCACATCGCCCCGATCATCGGGCTGGGCACCGTGCTCGGCGCGATCATGGAGCGCTCCGGTGGTGCGGACGCCCTGACCGAACGGCTGCTCCGGCTGTTCGGGCCGAAGGGCGCACCGCTCGCGATGGGTGTCACCGGGCTGGTGCTCGGCATCCCGGTGTTCTTCGACATCGGCATCTTCGTGCTCGCGCCGCTGGTCTACGTGGCCGCGCGCCGCGGCGGCCGCTCGCTGGTCCTCTATGCGATGCCGATGCTCGCCGGGCTGTCGATGACCCACGCGTTCCTGCCGCCGCACCCCGGACCGGTCACCGCGGGCGGGCTGCTCGGCGTCGGGATGGGCTGGGTGATCGCGATGGGCCTGCTCTGCGGCGTTCCCGCCTGGCTGGTCAGCGGCGTCTGGTGGGGCTCGTTCATCGGACGGCGGATCCAGGTCGGCGTGCCCGAGGACCTGCCCGGTGGGGCCGCCCCGGCCGCCGCCCCCGGCCCGGCCGGTTCCGCGCGCGACGCCGGCGACGGCAACGGCGACGGTGACCCGGGCGGCGGGACGGGTGGTGTCCGCACCGCGGAGACGGCCGGCCCGCAGACCGCGGTCGCGGTGGCCGCGCCCCCGTCGGTCGCGCTCATCTCCTCGATCATCGCGGTCCCGCTGGTGCTCATCCTCGCCGCGACCGTCGCGGGGGTGACGCTCCCCGAGGGCACGGTGTTCCGCGACGTCCTCGTGCTGCTCGGCACCCCGGCCATCGCGCTGACGCTGTCGGTGCTGCTCGCGCTGTACCTGCTCGGCATCCGGCGCGGGACGTCGATGGCCGAGCTCGGCCGGATCTCCGGCGAGTCGCTGCGCCCGGTCGGGATGATCCTGCTCGTCGTCGGGGCGGGGGCGTTCTTCGGCAAGGTCCTGCAGACCACCGGCGTCGGCGACGCACTGGCCGGCTCGATGACCGCGATCGGGCTGCCGGTGATCGCCTCGGCGTACCTGATCAGCGCGGCGCTGCGGATCGCCCAGGGTTCGGCGACCGTCGCCATCGTGACGACGGCGGGCATCATCGGCCCGACCGTCGCCGCGGGCGGCTACAGCCAGCCGCAGCTCGCGCTGATTGTCGTCGCCGTGTCGGCCGGGTCGATCATCGCCAGCCACGTCAACGACGGCGGGTTCTGGATCGTCGCCAAGTACTTCAACATGACGGTGAAGCAGACCCTGATGACCTGGACGGTGCTGGAGACGATCCTGTCGGTCGTCGGGTTCGCCGCGGCCGCGCTGGTGTGGGCCGTCGTCTAG